A segment of the Parasynechococcus marenigrum WH 8102 genome:
TGCAGCAGCAACCAGGCACAGATGGCGGCACCGGCCAGGGGCAGCACCGCCCCCGACAGCGCCTCGGGCCAGCCGCTCTGAACCGCTGCCCACTGGGTGGTGAGCAGCAGCAACTGACAGGCCACGAGCGTTGTTTTGGTGGCCGGGCGGATTCCTTTGAACTGAGCCATGCGGAAGAACTCCAGCAGACCCAGATGCACGATCACGCCGACGCCGAGGGTGAGCCACCAGCCCCCCAGCAGAACCACCACCGCGCCGAAGCCGCCGATGGCGATGCCGCTGCGCAGTCGCTTGCGCAGGCTGTTGGCGGCTCGCAATGACGGGTTGGAGGAAGACAAGACCTCGCTGATCTCACTGGCTGGAGGACCTGCAGGTTCAGGCTAAACAATGGCCTCAGGGGAGAATCTCCAGACGCACGGGGATTTCGCCGGCCCGCATCATCCGCAACTCACGCGCCGCGCCATGGGCCAGGTCGATCACCCGGTGATACCGGAACGGTCCTCGGTCATTGATCCGCACCACCACGCTGCGGTTGTTGTCGAGGTTGGTGACGCGCACCCGGGTCCCGAAGGGCAGTGTCCGGTGCGCTGCGGTGAAGGTGCCTTTGCGCAGTCGTTCACCACTGGCGGTCTGGCGGCCATAAAAGCCG
Coding sequences within it:
- a CDS encoding septal ring lytic transglycosylase RlpA family protein: MNRSSHGLGMLPLALILLLTPAQAWGSPSAEEFAVEDVHHEEWAPPPPQQPRATPRLLRVVNGAASWYGPGFYGRQTASGERLRKGTFTAAHRTLPFGTRVRVTNLDNNRSVVVRINDRGPFRYHRVIDLAHGAARELRMMRAGEIPVRLEILP